The genomic DNA CCTCCACCGCCACGTCCCCCCTGCGGGCGGGCTGGAAGCGCCAGCGCAGCGCCGTCTCCATGGCCCCACGGTCGAACGGCGGACCCGCCGATTCGCGCACGTCCACCCGGGACACCTCGCCCGCCTCGTCGATGGTCAAACGCAAGAGCACCGTGACGGGGCCCGCGGGCACGGCCACCTCCGCGGGCCATACCGGCGCCGCCGCCTCCAACACGGTGGGTGGGGTCACGGCCGGCTCGGCCACCGCCCCCAAGAGGCACAACAGCAACGGGGAGATCCACATGGGTGACTCGCGAAATACACCCCCTCGCCTTGACTCGCAACACAGTTGCATCTACCTCACGACTGCATGAACAATCGACAGCGGAGGATGGCGTGCGCGGGGCTCGGAGTCTGGGTGCTCGCGACCGGAGCGTGCGCGCCCGTGGCCGAGGGAGACGTCCGGGTGACGCTCAGCGGAGGGGATGGCACCCAACGCGGCTACCCGAGCCACCTCTTCCAGGACGGCTGGAGCGTGCAGTTCGACAAGTACCTGGTCTCGCTCGGGCACTTCACGCTCACCTCGGAGAGCGGAGAGCGGCGCACCGTGGACGAGCAGGTGCTGGTGGATGTGCAGAAGGGAGACATTCCCCTGCCGGGCCTGAGAGGACTGCCAGCGGGGCGCTGGAGCGTGGGCTTCCAGGTGGCACCGCCCGGTGAGGGGACGACCCTGCCGGATGGCCACGTGTCCGCCGAGGACGCGGCGATGATGCGCGAGCGGGGCTACAGCTATTGGGTGGAGGGCGTGGCGGTGAAGGCCCACGTGGGCGTCTACACCTTCCGCATGGGCTTTCCGGTGAAGGCCCACATGGTGGACTGCATCAATGGGGTGGACGGAACCCAGGGCATCGTGGTGCCGGAGAATTCCGTGGCCCAGACCGAGATCACCATCCACGCCGAGCACATGTTCTATGATCGGTTGGGCACCCATCGCGGCGTGCAACTGCGCTTCGATGCCTTCGCCGCCACCGCCGACGCCCAGGGCGTCATCACCCCCGATGGGCTCTCCGCGCAGAACCTGTTGGACCTGCGGGGGCTGGATGGCGGCGAACTCAAGGACGCGGAGGGCAAACCCGTGATCTACGAACCGGGCGCCCACACCGTGCGCACGCTCCAGGAGTTCGTCACCCAGAGCATCGTGGATCAAGCGCACCTCAACGGCGGTGGCGTCTGCGGAGTCTCCCAGGCCGGATGATCAGCCCCGGTACCGCTCGGCCACGCGGTAGAGCTGGGAGAGGGAATAGTCCAGCAGCGCCTGTCGCGAGCCCATGTAGCGGCGGGCCCGGACAAACGGCAACCAGACGCGGTCGCCCACGCGCACCTGGGCCTCCTCGAACTTCTGGCGCGGAATCCACTGGCCCCCCAGGTGGCGCACCAGCACCTCGCCCAGATACGCGCCGATGGCGGGCACCGCGCGCTCCTCGATGGCTTCCCGCGAACGGCTCGTCGGGAACTCCTCGCGCCAGAAGTAGAAGTCAACGTCCGTGAGCGATTCGGGCGTCGCCTTGAAGACGGAGGGCACCTGCATGTGCAGCAGGGCCACGAGGTGCTCGGCGAGGTCGTCGTAGTGCTCGCGAACCTCTGCCGGATCCACCACATCCGAGGGGAGCGCGTCGGCGGCGGGGCGCCACTCCTCGGGCTCGGGAGGTTGCCAGGCGTTGAATGCGGCAATTCGGCGTTGGCGCTCGTGACTGGCGACGCGGTCCACCACCCGGGAGAGGAGCGGCGCCACGTCCGGGTGGAAGCGGGGTTCCACGGGCGCCAGTTTGGCGCTGCGCTCGCGAAGGATGCGCAGCACGGTGTCGAAGTCCAGGTCCGGCCGCAGATGGACATGGGCACGAGCCTGGACCAGACGAGACTCCTCACTGGCGAAGTCCGCGGCGGTGGGCCTCGTCACCAGGAGGACACAACCATTGGGCAACTCCTCCACCCGCCAGGCCGGCGTGGACAGCATGCGCTCACGTCCGACGGTTTCCACCAGCTTCGGGCCAAAGACATTGAGCCAGTACACCTCGTAAATCTTGTCGAATCCGTCCCTGTACCAAGTCTTCTTATCGCGGCCAAAGCTCGGGAAGTCCGTCAACTCCGTGTCATCCGCGCTGTGTGCCACGGCATGGGTGACCGGATAGCAAGAGGCCCACGCACGTACCATCTCCACGATTTGAAGACAGCGCTCCTCCTCCGTGAAGAGGGAGAAAGGCCTCACCTTGACCGTGATGTCCAGTTGAGGAATTCGGGGGGAAGCCAGAGCAAGAGTGACATGTCCAGCGCGGGCCACTTCGTGCGATAGAGCCCGAGGCTTGCGTACACATCGTCGCGCCCCTCTTCGAGAGCTTTCCAGACGGCGGCACGGGTGTATTTGCGTCGCCGCTTGCCTTCGACGACGTCCGGCATCCATCCATTAGCGTACTTTTCGAGCACCTGAAGAAAAGGAGCCAACTCGTCCTCAAGAGCAGCCTGCGGATTGAAGGCTCCGTCGAAGGTGAGACGGAGATAGTCTTCGTCTCTCACACCGTAAAACTCCAGCAACTTCATTGGAACAGCACCTCCACTCCCGGAACCGCGCGCTCGGCTTTCAGCGCGGCTGTATACAAGTCGGCTACGTCCTTGGGCATGAGTTGACCGCCCTCATAGATGAGGCGAACCCGCTGGGATGGGCACCTCGCCACCCTCGCGAAGAAGGGATGAGAGGCCCCTATCGGTAGCACGACGGACGAGTTTCCGTCAGGCACCGTCCAGAGGAGACGCGGGCCTCACTCGGACCAGAGAAGCGCCATGTCCAACTCGATGGCATCGAACGGCTCGACGCGAACCCGCCCCTCGCCCGTGAAGCGCTCGACACGGAGCCAGTCCCCTTGCGCGAGCCGGAAGAGGTCCAGCGTCCGGGCAATCGGATCCACATGCCACAGGTGCCCTACTCCCTCGCGCGCGTAGATGCGCATCTTCGGCCCCTGGTCCAGCCGCCGCGTGCTCTGGGAGAGGATTTCGCAGGCCCAGTCCGGAGCGAGCGCGTAATGCGCCGGAGCGTCCGCGCCTCCAACGGCCTGGGGCAGGCGCTCCCTCCTCCATCCCGCCAGGTCCGGCACGACCTTGTCCGGTCTCGGGCCCAGGTGGAGTTCTGGCTCGGCGAGGAGCACCCATCCCCCCGGCCCGTCCTCGCCGAACTTGAAGGGTCTCCCCAGGAGGATGCTCAGGTTGGCATAGACATTCGCGTGGGGGCGCGCCGGGCGGGGACTGAGGTGAAGTTCTCCTTCGAGGATTTCCGCCACCATCACCTCGGGCGCCGCCTGGAAGGCCGCCTCGACGGACGGAGCGTTGCGCTCGGTGGACCTGGTTTCGGGAGGACGGCGGACGGTCATGGCGGAGGATCTTCCCATGGCCCGCGCCTCGTGCAACGCGAAGGCCATGACGTGTCTCATCGTATACAACACCCCGACATCCGAGGTTCTGTCATCCAGGGCACGTCTTCTCCAACCCAGGCGCCAACGTGGCGGACTGGGAGCGCCCGTCCCCTCGCCCGCCCTCCAGTCCGCCCTGACATGTAGGACCCCGAGGTTGGCGGAGCCCCCGTGAATCCCCACTGTTTCCCGGCAGGCGTACCAACCCAAACAGGGAGGGATTCCCCATGAAGAAGCTTCTCACTGCCCTTGTCGTCACGCTGAGCACCGCCGCCCTGGCCGAGCAGCCGGCCACGCAAAGCCAGGCCCAGCAGGAGCAGCAACGCAATGAGGGCCGCCGCGTCACCACGGGCGTGGACGCCACGGAAGTGGCCCCCGCCATCAAGGACACGGCCAAGGACGTGGGCGAGAAGGTGACCGGTGCGGCCAAGGACACCCAGCAAGCCGCCGAACGGACAGCCGACAAGGCCGCCGACAAGGCCGGCATCGCACAGGCCAAGGAAGGCACCTTCAAGCTGGACAAGGCCTTCAGTGCCCGAGGCACCCTGAAGAACACCGGGGGTGGCGGCGTGACGCTCGTGCGCCCGGGGCTGCCCGACGCGAACCTGGACGTGCGTCCGGAAACCATCGTGAAGCTGGATGGCAAGAAGGTGGAGTCGACCGCCATCCCCGAGGGCTCGCAGGTGCGCGCCCGCTTCCAGCTCGAGGGCGAGGAGATCGTCGCCGTGGAGCTCAACGCCACCAGCCCCAAGAAGTAACCGCGTTTCCATCCACTTCGATTCAGGAGGATCCTCCATGAAGAAGCTTCTCACCGCGCTCGTCGTCACCCTCGGCACCGTGGCCATGGCCGAGCAGCCTCCGGCCCAGCAGGACCGCCCCTCCACGGGCGTGGACGCCACCCAGGTGGGACCCGCCATCGGGGACACCGTCAAGGACGCGAAGGACTCCCTCACCCAGAACGGCAAGACCTACAGCGCCAGTGGCACCCTCAAGAGCGCGGACAGCGACAGCCTGGTCCTCTCGCGTCCGAACCGGAAGGACTCGAGCTTCGAGGTGCGGCCGGACACGATCGTGATGCTGGATGACAAGAAGGTGGAGGCGGGCGCCCTCCCCGAGGGCTCGCAGGTGCGCGCCCGCTTCCAGCGCGACGGGCAGAAGCTCATCGCCGTGGAGATCGACGCCACCAGCCCCAGCAAGTAGCGCCTGGGAGCTCGGAGGTTCCAGCCGGGCCCACTTCCCCTCGGGGAGGTGGGCCCGGTCGCTTTCCAGCCCCACGCGGGGCACGTGGGCGGCCCAGGGAGTGAACTGATTTTCCCCACCTGGGGCCTTGCATCGGGCCCGGACGCGCACGGTCCGACTCATCCCGCCGGGCATGGTGATTGCTCTCTGGGACAAGACCGTCACGAGACGGAACCGATAGAGGCGAGGACGAGCATGCGCGGATGGTGGGGAGCGTGGGCAGTGAGCGCGGTGGTGGCATGCGGTTGTGGAAGTCCAGACGACAAGACGAACTCCCGGGGGACGGACAAGCCCGTGGTGTCCACGGATCCCTCGACCGACCAACAGCCGCCCATTCCGGAGGTACCAGGCGCGGAGACACCACTCCCTGACCTCCCGACGATTCCTCCTCCCAAGGACACGGACCCGCCGCCCCCGGACACCGAGCCCAGCCCTCCCGAGGTAACGGTGGGCCCGTGGCCCGACGAGCCCGTGGTGAACTACTCGAGCCGCTACGGGCTCGGCGGCCGCATCCAGGGCGTGGCCGTGGATGACGGCTACAACATCTGGATGCTCGATGGCGACCGCATCGGCGTGCTGCGCCCCGGCGACAGCGCGCCCCGGTGGGCGAGCGGCGTGGGCCAGGCGGCCCAGGGCTTCGGTCCGGACCGGCTCGCCCTGGGCTCCAGCGTCATCTGCGGCGGCAGCGCGGGCCGCGCCTACGTGGGCTACCTCGCCGCGGAGCTGGATGAGGCCTTCATCTACAGCCCCGACGGCCGCTCCTTCCCCAGATACGACGATCCGGATCCCGCCCGCTTCGACACCGTGCGCTACCAGGAATACATGAAGGGCGACCTGGACGCGGTGAAGCTCACGGCCGATGGCCAGGTGGTGCTCGAGGAACACCTGGGCCGCTCGGCGCGCAGCAATGGGCCGCAGAACGTGGGCATCCGCAACACGAACGATCACCACTTCGACGAGGACCGCTCCGTCTTCTCCTGCACCAAGGTGATGCGCGGCCTCCACCGGGGTGACGTGTACATCGGCACCAACCACGGCGTGACGCGCATCCGGGGGCTCGTCTACAACAGCCACCGCCACCCGGTGTGGTTCAAGCCCAAGCCTCCACCGAGCACCGGCGAGACCCAGATGGCGGGCTACACGTACGGGCTCGGCATCGCGCAGAACGGCGACGTGCTCATCGGCAATGACTGGCAGCTCGGCGTGGTGACGCCCTCCAAGGCCCTGGCGGACTGGGATCGGGTGGATCCCAACCTCAACCAGGACCAGCTCAACTCCTACCTGCCCGAGCTCAACAGCCAGGAGGACAAGGACTTCTGGCGCGGCGTGCAGCAGACGACGGACGGGAAGTACTACGCGGCCAGCAAGGACTTCGGCCTGTGGAACTTCGACATCCTGCGCCCCTCCACCGCGCGTGGCACGAAGGTGCCGGGCGTGCCCACCGACAGGCTCACGTCGATCGCCGCCACGGATGATGGCTCGCTCTTCATCGGGACCGTCGGCTTCGGCCTGTGGCGGCTGGATGCCCAGAAGCAGCTCACCCACGTGGAGGGCGTGGATGGCGTCCGGGTCACCCAGCTCGTGTATGACCCCACCGTGAAGCCCGCCATGCTCTACGTGCTCACCGACGCCGGCCTCACCGTGCTGCGCGGCTACTAGCCCCGGGCCGCCCCCCGCCCCCCGGAGCTCGCCTCCGGGGGGACCCCCCGCCGCCAGGTGTCCAGGGGACGACACCGGGCGTAGGGGCGGGGGAATTTCGCGAAGCGCCTCGGGTTTCTTCTCTGGCCCGCCGGCATCGGCAGGTCACCGGACAGGCGAGCGTCGCGCTGCCCCGTCGCGGAGACCTGCGGGTGTCCTCTACACTTCGCACCGTTCCCCCGACGGAAGGACATGCATGGCCCCGAGACTCGCCCGCCGCCGCTCCGCTCCCTCGACCGCCCAGGCGGTCTCCGGTTCCGCCGCCATGCAGCGGAACACCATGCGGCGCAATGAGCTGAGGGCCGTGGGTCCGGATCCGCTGCGGCCCGAGGCCCGGCTGCGCTGGCGGGATCACTTCACCCTGTCGGAGAACGTGCTGCACGTGCCGGGCATGCACCGCGAGCATGAGGGACTGGTCATCGCGCACCTGTCCGACATCCACGTGGGGATGGCCACCTCCGCGGTGCGCATCCGCCGCGCGGTGGCCGAGGTCAACGAGCGCAACCCCGACCTCATCTTCCTCACCGGCGACTACGTCACCCACAGCCCCAAGCCCCTGCCGCGCGTCATCGAGCTCTTGGCGGGCTTCAACCGCCCGGTGTTCGCGGTGATGGGCAACCATGACCACTGGGTGGACGTGCACTACCTGCGCTCGGGCTTCGAGCGGCTGGGCTACACGGTGTTGCAGAACGAGCACCGGGTGTTGGACGTGCGCGGCGCGCCCCTGACGGTGCTGGGCATCGACGATGGGCGGACGCACCGCGACGACGTGGAGGCCACCTTCCGGGGCGCCCCCGAGTCCGGCACGCGGCTGGTGCTCACCCACTCGCCGCCCACGGTGGACAAGCTGCCCCCCAACGCCAACCTGGTGCAGTTCTCCGGACACACGCACGGGGGCCAGTTCGTGGTGCGAGGCCTCACCGAGGCCATCTTCCGCCGCGCCGGCCAGCCCTACATCCAGGGCCACTACCATGTGCGCGGCAACCAGCTGTACGTGAACATGGGGCTCGGCTTCGGCTTCGGCGGCATGTACCTGCGCCGCGGCACCTACCCCGAGGTGGCCTTCTTCACCCTGCGCCACGCCGACTCGGCCCACGCGTCCTGAGTGACGGGCGTCAGCCGCGCCGCTCGTCGCGGGCGGCGAGGATGTGCCGGTAGGGCACCACGCGAATCAGCTCATCCAGCGTGGTCAGCCCCGCGGCGATCTTCTCCAGTGCGTCGTCGACCATCGTCTTGAAGCCGCGCTCCCGCGCGTGCTCGCGGATCCGCGCGTTGTGGGCCCCCGCGACAATGAGGTCCTGCAGGCCTGGATCCACCAGGAGCAGTTCGAAGATGCCCACCCGGCCGCGATAGCCCGTGTGGTGGCAATGGGCACACCCCCGACCCTTCCGAGGCCGCATCCCCGCCAGCAAGACACCGAAGAGCGCCTTCTGCTCGTCGGAGGGCGAGTCCTCCTCGGAGCACTTCTCGCAGACGCGGCGGGCGAGCCGCTGCGCCAGGATGGCCAGGAGCGCATCCGCGATGTCCGTGTCGTCCAGTTCCAGGCCCCTCAAGCGCCCGATGGCCCCCACCGCATCCGCGGTGTGGAGGGTGCCCAGGACGAGGTGGCCGGTACGGGCCGCGTTGAGGGCGGTGCTGCCCGTCTCCAGGTCGCGGATTTCTCCCACCAGCAACACGTTCGGATCCTGGCGGAGCAGGGCGCGCAGCAGCGTGGCATAGGACATCTGCTCGCTGACCTGCTTCTGATTGACCTTGGGGACGAAGTACTCGATCGGATCCTCGGCGGTGATGATCTTCCGCCGGCCGTCATTGAGCTGGGACAGGGCCGAGTACAGAGAGGTCGTCTTGCCGCTGCCCGTGGGGCCCGTCACGAGCACGAGCCCTTCGGGGTTGGCGAGCAGTTGCAGGAAGACGCGCTGCATCTCCTCGGTCATCCCGAGCTTGCCCACCGGAACGAGCCCGGCGTCCGCGTCGAGGATGCGGATGACGACGTCCTCGCCCGTGGGGCTCGGCACCACGCTCACGCGGTAATCGATGACCTTGCGATCCTCCTGGCCGTGCTCGATGACGGCGCGGATGCGGCCATCCTGGGGCGCGCGGCGCTCGGTGATGTCCAGCTCCGCGAGGATCTTGATCCGGCTGACCACCTCCTGGACCGTCTCTGGATCCATGTCCGTGTAGATCTGGTGGAGGATGCCGTCGATCCGCAGGCGGACATCCACATCCCCCGGGTAGCTCTCGATGTGGATGTCCGAGGCCTTCTTGTCCACCGCCAGGGCGAGGATGTGGTTGACGAGTTCCACGGCGGACGGCTGGGATTTGGAGAGCGGGCTGGGGCGGATGACGAGCTTCGCCAGCACGCGGGGCCCTTCCCCGAAGCCGGTTTGCAGGGCGGATTCGACCTCGTACCGGTTGAGCCTCACCGGTTGGATGGGCCGCTCCAGCAGATCTCCAATCTGCTGGAGGACGTGCACGGCGTCCGGCCGCACCATGCCCACCGTCACCGGCGCGTCCGGGTGCTCCGGATCGACCTTGCCCAGCACCACCACGAGGTGACGGCGGCAGAAGGGCTCCGGGAGGAGCCGCTGGGATTTGCGATCGAGCTGAAACTGGGAGAGTTCGGAGAAGCCTTCTGGGCCATTCGGCATGGGGCTTCTTACCCGATGGTGAACTCGCGGGAGTAGCCTGCCCCGAGGCGGCTCGCCCCGACCCAGCCAGACTTCCAGTCTCCACGTCCGCAGCCACGCAAATTCCGTCAACGGGCTTGAGGCGTGACGTCGGAGTGTTCCTCGAAGAATCGCCTCACGAGGGTCATTGCGTTCATGAGCGCATCGACAGGGCCGACACCCATCACGCACTTGATGCCAGGCAGGTACCCCTCGATGAAGAGCGGGCAGTACCACGCACGGTCTTCTTCTCCAGGCAGAGGCCGAGGACGTCCGACCAGGATTTTCGACATCCTCGTGCTTCCATCACTGGCCGTATAAGACCAGTGGTCCTCGGCGATGGGCTCATCGATCGTCGTCAGATGGGGGCGCCAATCCTGGGGACTCATGTGTGAACCTCGGAGGAGGAAGACCCACTCGGTGGAATCGCGTCCCGAGAACACTTGGGCGGGGGCTTCCTACCTGATGGTGAACTCGCGTGAGGAGCCTATCCAGGGACGGCTGCCGGATGGAGTCTCGCCCAACATGTGTCCTTCCCGCGGGTCTCCATGACCGTTCAGGTCTATACATGGGCCCGACATCCGGAGTAGGAGAACGGACTGTCGGGAGGAATGAACATGAGCAAGACGCCGGAGTGGAAGGGCGGCCGGATCGGCCCTTATGAGATTGGGAAGCGCTTTCAGGGTATCGCCGAGGACGAAGGTCGGCTCTACGAAGCGCGTCACATCGAGACGGGAGAGCCCGCGCTCGCGGTGATGCCGGGAACGGGTGACCACTGGCGCACGCGCACGCAGTGGGCGGTGATGACCACGAACTTCGTCCATCCGGACGTGCTCATGGTGCACCCCAAGCGCCAGCCGGGGCAGAAGGTTCCCTCGCTTCACGAACTGGCCCTGGGCTACATCCGCGTCGCGGATGCCCTGACGCACTTGGACGGGAGGGAAGACGGGGGGAACCTCTTCTCGCGCGAGCCTCGGCCTTCCCGGCCACGCGCTCCCGTGATGCGCTGGGGACTCGCGGGCGTGGCGGTGGCCCTGTCCGTGGGGCTGGTGCTCCTGCTCTGGCCTCGGACTCCCGAGCGAGTGGAGACGAATGACGCGTCCAAGGAGACCCCGGTCTTCGCGAATAGACAGCAGCGTGCCCTGGACGCCATCGCCTACCCAATGCCGGAGAAGCCATTCAAGGAACAACAGAAGCCTCCGTGTATTGAAGGCGGGGAAACGGAAATCCGGGGGGGCTGCTGGATCCAACACAAACGGGATGCACCCTGCCCCAAGGGCACGGCCGAACATGAAGGCAAGTGCTACGTGCCCGTGAAGAAGCCAGACCCCCTGCCGAGCTCCGTGAAGCCCTGAGTTCCCCTGGGAACAACCGCATCACATGGTGCAGTGTCCCGAGCAGGTCTTGGTGCTTTCCACAGAACCTCCTTGTCCATACCTTCAGGTTCACACTCCCTGGAGGTTGATATGAAATCCCGCTCACTCACCTTGGCAATCATTGGCGCGCTCTCCCTGCCCCTGCTGGCGATCGCCCATGCGAACGGACGCTCCGGCACGGTCACGCCCATCTTCTCCCAACCCATCCCCAACATTCCTGGCAAGTCGGTGAAGGCCCTCGTGGTGGAGTACCCGCCCGGTGGTTCATCGCCCGCCCATCGGCACGCTCCGTCGGCCTTCATCTACGCCCATGTCCTGTCAGGTGAAATCCGCAGCCAGGTCAACGATGGTCCGGCGCGCGTCTATCGCGCCGGAGAGGGCTTCTACGAGACGCCCGGCTCTCATCACGGCGTCAGCGAAAACGCCAGCGCGACCAAGCCCGCCAAGCTCCTGGCCGTCTTCGTCGTCGACACCGATGACAAGGAACTGACGACTCCCGACAAGGAATAGGGCGACGGGCGGGCCCACCGGCGTCTGTCCCATGGACACGGCTCCTGTACCATCCGGTGCGTGCCCCCACCGCTTCGGCTCAAGGTCGATCGCTCGGCCAGGACCTCCCTGGCCGACCAGATTCACGCAGGCATCCGCGACGCCATCCACGATGGACGGTTGGTAGGCGGCGCGCGCTTGCCCTCCTGGAGCGACCTGGCCACCCAGCTCGGCGTCGCCCGAGGCACCGTGCGCGCGGCCTATGAGCGGCTCGCCGATGAGCAGCTGATCCTCGGCCAGGGTGCCGCCGGCACCTATGTCGCCCAGGGGCTCGCCGCGCTGCCTCGGAGGGAACGGCCGGCCAAGACCTCGCCGCTGCCCGGGATGCTCCCCGATTTCGATTTCGAGCGGCCGCCCTTGCCCTTCCAGATGGGCGTGCCCGCCCAGGACGCCTTTCCCTTCACCATGTGGGCTCGAGTCATGGCGAAGGCGGCCCGAGCATCGGCCTCGGCGCCAGTGAGCTATCCCGACCCGCGCGGCCGCCTCGAGCTGCGCCGAGAAATCGCCGCCTATCTGACCATCGTCCGTGGCATGCGCTGCGATCCCTCCCAGGTGTTCGTGACGGCTGGCTTCTCCGGCGCCCTGGGGCTCACGCTGCAAGTCTTGCGACCGAGCGGCGCGGTCTGGATGGAGGAGCCCGGCTTTCCCATCACGCGCAGGGCGCTGGAGCTCACTGGCCTGACGGTGGTCCCGGTCCCCGTCGACGAGGAGGGCATGATCGTCGCCGAGGGCATACGCCGCGCGCCGCACGCCCATCTGGCGGTCGTCACGCCGGGGCAACAGGCCCCGCTCGGAATGACCCTGTCCCTGGCACGCCGTCTGGCCCTGCTGGACTGGGCGCGAGCGGCCGATGCGTGGCTCATCGAGGACGACTACCTCGGCGAGTTGCAGCTCGAAGGCCGCGCCGCCCCCGCCCTGGCGTCGTTGGACCCCGAGGGCCGGGTGCTGCACATCGGCACCTTCAGCAAGACCCTCAGCCCGGCGTTGCGGCTCGGCTTCCTGGTCGTGCCCCCCTCCCTCGTCGCGCGTTTCGGAGAGGCGGCCGCCTGCCTGGCACCAGCGCCCACCGCCCCACAGCAGGCGGTGACGGCGTTCCTGGCCGACGGGCACCATTTGCGGCATCTGCGGCGCATGAAGCGGCTCTACCGCTCGCGGCGAGACGCCCTGGTGGCGAGACTGCGCGCCACGATGGGCGACGCGATCGGTATCCCCTACTCGACCGGCGGCCTCGCGGTGCGGCTCGGCCTGCCGGAGGACGTCGACGATCGGGCCGTGGCGGCGGATGCCCTGGCCCAGGGCATGGCTCCCGTGCCGCTATCCATGTGGTACGCCGAGCCGCCACGCCGTTCAGGCCTGCTGCTGGGCGTCACCAATCTGGTCGAACGTCGCCTTGCCTCGGACTGCGACCGATTGCTCGACC from Melittangium boletus DSM 14713 includes the following:
- a CDS encoding Uma2 family endonuclease, translating into MAFALHEARAMGRSSAMTVRRPPETRSTERNAPSVEAAFQAAPEVMVAEILEGELHLSPRPARPHANVYANLSILLGRPFKFGEDGPGGWVLLAEPELHLGPRPDKVVPDLAGWRRERLPQAVGGADAPAHYALAPDWACEILSQSTRRLDQGPKMRIYAREGVGHLWHVDPIARTLDLFRLAQGDWLRVERFTGEGRVRVEPFDAIELDMALLWSE
- a CDS encoding metallophosphoesterase, giving the protein MAPRLARRRSAPSTAQAVSGSAAMQRNTMRRNELRAVGPDPLRPEARLRWRDHFTLSENVLHVPGMHREHEGLVIAHLSDIHVGMATSAVRIRRAVAEVNERNPDLIFLTGDYVTHSPKPLPRVIELLAGFNRPVFAVMGNHDHWVDVHYLRSGFERLGYTVLQNEHRVLDVRGAPLTVLGIDDGRTHRDDVEATFRGAPESGTRLVLTHSPPTVDKLPPNANLVQFSGHTHGGQFVVRGLTEAIFRRAGQPYIQGHYHVRGNQLYVNMGLGFGFGGMYLRRGTYPEVAFFTLRHADSAHAS
- a CDS encoding GspE/PulE family protein encodes the protein MPNGPEGFSELSQFQLDRKSQRLLPEPFCRRHLVVVLGKVDPEHPDAPVTVGMVRPDAVHVLQQIGDLLERPIQPVRLNRYEVESALQTGFGEGPRVLAKLVIRPSPLSKSQPSAVELVNHILALAVDKKASDIHIESYPGDVDVRLRIDGILHQIYTDMDPETVQEVVSRIKILAELDITERRAPQDGRIRAVIEHGQEDRKVIDYRVSVVPSPTGEDVVIRILDADAGLVPVGKLGMTEEMQRVFLQLLANPEGLVLVTGPTGSGKTTSLYSALSQLNDGRRKIITAEDPIEYFVPKVNQKQVSEQMSYATLLRALLRQDPNVLLVGEIRDLETGSTALNAARTGHLVLGTLHTADAVGAIGRLRGLELDDTDIADALLAILAQRLARRVCEKCSEEDSPSDEQKALFGVLLAGMRPRKGRGCAHCHHTGYRGRVGIFELLLVDPGLQDLIVAGAHNARIREHARERGFKTMVDDALEKIAAGLTTLDELIRVVPYRHILAARDERRG
- a CDS encoding cupin domain-containing protein — translated: MKSRSLTLAIIGALSLPLLAIAHANGRSGTVTPIFSQPIPNIPGKSVKALVVEYPPGGSSPAHRHAPSAFIYAHVLSGEIRSQVNDGPARVYRAGEGFYETPGSHHGVSENASATKPAKLLAVFVVDTDDKELTTPDKE
- a CDS encoding PLP-dependent aminotransferase family protein, which gives rise to MPPPLRLKVDRSARTSLADQIHAGIRDAIHDGRLVGGARLPSWSDLATQLGVARGTVRAAYERLADEQLILGQGAAGTYVAQGLAALPRRERPAKTSPLPGMLPDFDFERPPLPFQMGVPAQDAFPFTMWARVMAKAARASASAPVSYPDPRGRLELRREIAAYLTIVRGMRCDPSQVFVTAGFSGALGLTLQVLRPSGAVWMEEPGFPITRRALELTGLTVVPVPVDEEGMIVAEGIRRAPHAHLAVVTPGQQAPLGMTLSLARRLALLDWARAADAWLIEDDYLGELQLEGRAAPALASLDPEGRVLHIGTFSKTLSPALRLGFLVVPPSLVARFGEAAACLAPAPTAPQQAVTAFLADGHHLRHLRRMKRLYRSRRDALVARLRATMGDAIGIPYSTGGLAVRLGLPEDVDDRAVAADALAQGMAPVPLSMWYAEPPRRSGLLLGVTNLVERRLASDCDRLLDLLRRARRPPASGGPRSLISPR